A stretch of Myxococcus hansupus DNA encodes these proteins:
- a CDS encoding OmpA family protein, producing MLKHGWKALVGATALVAVGCAHTPPPQELLNARAAYQDVSTSPQGHARPRDVAQARDALLEAEREYDRSQDSPRTRSLSYVALRKAETADALGTADLAARRQAEASDALRQAQALQWQRSQAEVDTARQQVAQAERERQHALQQQYEARQLAQSQQQEAERLRVDAQRRQQEAERLRNVARQQEAETQRLAEEATRRQDAEERRLRAEAETQRLAQENHELLQRTAELEAEQEARRQAERELELERQARHDAEERATEALTRLETTTRDVKVREEARGLVLTLSGPVLFAPNAVDLLPAARERLTKVAAALKESDSPLLIEGHTDSMGSDAMNEALSYRRAERVREFLISQGVSRDRIEARGLGEYRPVSSNGTPEGRANNRRVEIIVSRSDTAVGGSGTEEAPALPERSPQDGDTSPRR from the coding sequence ATGCTGAAGCATGGATGGAAGGCCCTTGTCGGGGCCACGGCACTGGTGGCCGTGGGGTGCGCGCACACGCCCCCGCCGCAAGAGCTCCTCAACGCGCGCGCGGCGTATCAGGACGTCTCCACCAGTCCGCAGGGCCACGCGCGTCCCCGGGACGTGGCGCAGGCCCGCGACGCGCTGCTGGAGGCCGAGCGGGAGTATGACCGCAGCCAGGACTCACCTCGCACGCGCTCGCTGTCCTACGTGGCGCTTCGCAAGGCGGAGACGGCGGATGCGCTCGGCACCGCGGACCTGGCCGCGCGCCGGCAGGCCGAGGCCTCGGACGCGCTCCGGCAGGCCCAGGCGCTCCAGTGGCAGCGCTCCCAAGCCGAGGTGGACACGGCCCGCCAGCAGGTCGCCCAGGCCGAACGCGAGCGCCAGCATGCCCTCCAACAGCAGTACGAAGCCCGCCAGCTCGCGCAGTCGCAGCAACAGGAGGCCGAGCGACTGAGAGTGGACGCCCAGCGCCGCCAGCAGGAAGCGGAGCGACTGCGGAACGTGGCGCGACAGCAGGAGGCGGAGACGCAGCGCCTGGCGGAGGAGGCCACGCGGCGCCAGGACGCGGAGGAGCGGCGGCTGCGCGCCGAGGCGGAAACCCAGCGGCTCGCACAGGAGAACCATGAGCTGCTCCAGCGCACCGCGGAGCTGGAAGCGGAGCAGGAAGCGCGTCGGCAGGCGGAGCGTGAGTTGGAGCTCGAGCGGCAGGCCCGCCACGACGCGGAGGAGCGCGCCACCGAGGCCCTGACGCGGCTGGAGACGACGACGCGCGACGTGAAGGTGCGCGAGGAGGCACGCGGCCTGGTGCTGACGCTCTCCGGCCCGGTGCTCTTCGCCCCCAACGCGGTGGACCTGCTCCCGGCGGCGAGGGAGCGGCTGACGAAGGTGGCCGCCGCGCTGAAGGAGTCCGACAGCCCCCTGCTCATCGAGGGCCACACGGATTCGATGGGCTCGGACGCCATGAACGAGGCGCTGTCGTACCGGCGCGCGGAGCGCGTACGCGAGTTCCTGATCAGCCAGGGCGTCAGCCGGGACCGCATCGAAGCGCGCGGCCTGGGGGAGTACCGGCCCGTCTCGAGCAACGGCACCCCCGAGGGCCGGGCCAACAACCGGCGCGTGGAAATCATCGTCTCCCGAAGCGACACGGCCGTGGGAGGCAGCGGCACCGAGGAAGCCCCGGCCCTTCCCGAGCGCTCGCCCCAGGACGGAGACACGTCACCTCGCCGCTGA
- a CDS encoding DUF4398 domain-containing protein, with the protein MRPKLVAVLLGLTMVGCAGRQVLPAPNEQRVQAEASLRAAEGAGAGRVPEAALHLEFARQQLADAERLWVEGEQEAAELRFRQATADAELAHALARAVPLERESRRTAAQAESLRRALQQ; encoded by the coding sequence ATGCGCCCCAAGCTGGTGGCGGTGCTGCTGGGCCTGACGATGGTGGGATGCGCGGGGCGGCAGGTGCTCCCTGCGCCGAACGAACAGCGCGTGCAGGCAGAGGCATCCCTGCGCGCGGCCGAGGGCGCTGGCGCGGGCCGCGTCCCGGAAGCGGCGCTCCACCTGGAGTTCGCGCGGCAACAGCTCGCGGACGCGGAGCGGCTGTGGGTGGAAGGTGAGCAGGAGGCCGCGGAGCTGCGCTTCCGGCAAGCCACCGCGGACGCGGAGCTGGCGCACGCGCTGGCCCGGGCCGTGCCGCTGGAGCGCGAGTCCCGCCGCACCGCCGCCCAGGCGGAGTCCCTGCGCCGAGCCCTGCAGCAGTGA
- a CDS encoding fatty acid desaturase, with amino-acid sequence MDTGDTRWGAAKRDGGKVWRWSLLHLGALVGGAAFFSWSAVLVFAGLTALTMCLGVSVGLHRGLIHRAFRAPRWVERPLALLGTLAGLGGPIAMRRMHELRDFHQNQPEADCPAYFGYRDGFLSAMAYALFHTWHAREDAPYPPASLDGEDLAFHRGLERAGLWLQLPLAAALYALGGAAWVAWGILVRLALTQDGFWCVHYVSHVEGEQPYELTGCAEQGRNAGWLALLSMGEAWHNTHHAYPASAQMGRGWRQPDPGYWAIQALAALRLVHDVKTLANLRVRPGTRLRPPTTHPPALPPHAPAMQRA; translated from the coding sequence ATGGACACAGGCGACACGCGGTGGGGCGCGGCGAAGCGGGACGGAGGCAAGGTGTGGCGCTGGAGCCTGCTGCACCTGGGGGCCCTGGTGGGGGGCGCCGCGTTCTTCTCGTGGAGCGCGGTGCTCGTCTTCGCCGGGCTGACGGCGTTGACGATGTGCCTGGGCGTCTCGGTGGGCCTGCACCGAGGCCTCATCCACCGCGCCTTCCGTGCCCCGCGCTGGGTGGAGCGCCCCCTGGCGCTGCTGGGGACGCTGGCGGGACTGGGCGGCCCCATCGCCATGCGCCGCATGCACGAGCTGCGAGACTTCCATCAGAACCAGCCGGAGGCGGACTGCCCCGCCTACTTCGGCTACCGGGACGGCTTCCTCAGCGCCATGGCCTACGCGCTCTTCCACACCTGGCACGCCCGTGAGGATGCCCCGTATCCACCGGCGAGCCTGGACGGGGAGGACCTCGCCTTCCACCGGGGCCTGGAGCGCGCGGGCCTGTGGCTGCAACTCCCGCTCGCCGCCGCCTTGTATGCCCTGGGCGGCGCGGCCTGGGTGGCCTGGGGCATCCTGGTGCGGCTGGCCCTCACCCAGGATGGCTTCTGGTGCGTCCACTACGTGAGCCACGTGGAAGGCGAACAGCCCTACGAGCTGACGGGCTGCGCCGAACAGGGGCGCAACGCCGGCTGGCTCGCGCTCCTCAGCATGGGCGAGGCCTGGCACAACACGCACCACGCCTATCCGGCCTCGGCGCAGATGGGGCGCGGCTGGCGGCAGCCGGACCCGGGGTACTGGGCGATACAGGCCCTGGCCGCGCTGCGACTGGTGCATGACGTGAAGACCCTGGCGAACCTGCGGGTGCGCCCGGGGACACGCCTGCGGCCCCCCACCACCCACCCGCCTGCCTTGCCGCCCCACGCGCCCGCCATGCAGCGGGCGTAA
- a CDS encoding ATP-binding protein, which yields MPPTPLVAPSPPVVWVLDDSPVETQAICRALEPGCQVTGFMDGPALLEALTQRPAPEVLVLDWYLPGMSGLDVCRFIRGNPATEQLPVLLLTGNTRAEDVVEGLTAGANDYVFKPFRPVELAARVQALAQWERSRRKALEEERARRRLLEGTLTEVQAAEERAWRSELRFRLAARATRDAVWEWDPRTGLMDWTTGLHEVFGYAPGSIQDEHRWWEDRLHPEDRERVVSGLQATVAGPEHEWQDIYRFQRGDGTWAHVADRCHIIRDANDRAIQVVGAMQDITEHQQAEAARTRLLELERRAREESDRQRTLLATLFEQVPALLGVLSAPDQRCVVANARLRQRFGERPLVGHTLREALPELEGQGVLGLLDSVFATGEAFSARELPVSIAQQPGEPLTEGYFDFMYQPMLDASGQVTAVILFAVEVTDAVDARRKESERAEEMRARADFERQLIGIVSHDLRNPLGAITLAVSMLLQRGPLDERQERQAQRIRSSADRATRMIRDLLDFTRARQGTGLPVYPQPMDLHEMVRSVLDEVHAGWPERKLETERTGDGLGTWDPDRLAQLIGNLVGNALQYSPPGTSVRVTSRGDADGVVLEVHNQGPPIPPERQSRIFEPLERATVRLEDQGRRSIGLGLYIVRSIVLAHGGTVEAHSSEAEGTTFTVRLPRHAPTALPRDGEATG from the coding sequence GTGCCCCCCACCCCCCTCGTCGCGCCGTCGCCCCCCGTGGTCTGGGTGCTCGACGACAGTCCGGTAGAGACCCAGGCCATCTGCCGCGCGCTGGAGCCCGGCTGCCAGGTCACCGGATTCATGGACGGCCCGGCCTTGTTGGAAGCGCTGACGCAGCGGCCCGCGCCCGAGGTGCTCGTCCTGGACTGGTACCTGCCCGGCATGTCGGGGCTGGACGTCTGCCGCTTCATCCGCGGCAACCCCGCCACCGAGCAGCTCCCGGTGCTGCTGCTTACCGGCAACACGCGCGCGGAGGACGTGGTCGAAGGGCTGACCGCGGGGGCCAACGACTACGTGTTCAAGCCGTTCCGCCCGGTGGAGCTCGCCGCGCGCGTCCAGGCCCTGGCGCAGTGGGAGCGCAGCCGGCGCAAGGCGCTGGAAGAGGAGCGCGCGCGACGGCGGCTGCTGGAAGGCACCCTCACGGAAGTCCAGGCCGCCGAGGAGCGCGCCTGGCGCAGCGAGCTGCGCTTCCGGCTGGCCGCGCGCGCCACCCGTGACGCCGTCTGGGAATGGGACCCGCGCACGGGCCTCATGGATTGGACCACGGGCCTGCACGAGGTGTTCGGCTACGCCCCCGGCTCCATTCAGGACGAGCACCGCTGGTGGGAGGACCGCCTCCACCCCGAGGACCGCGAGCGCGTCGTCTCGGGGCTCCAGGCCACGGTGGCGGGCCCGGAGCACGAGTGGCAGGACATCTACCGTTTCCAACGCGGTGACGGCACCTGGGCGCACGTGGCGGACCGCTGCCACATCATCCGCGACGCGAACGACCGCGCCATCCAGGTGGTGGGCGCGATGCAGGACATCACCGAGCACCAGCAAGCCGAAGCCGCGCGGACACGGCTGCTGGAGCTGGAGCGCCGCGCGCGGGAAGAGTCGGACCGGCAGCGCACGCTGCTGGCCACGCTCTTCGAACAGGTGCCCGCGCTCCTCGGCGTGTTGAGCGCGCCGGACCAGCGCTGCGTGGTGGCCAACGCGCGGCTGCGGCAGCGCTTCGGCGAGCGTCCGCTCGTCGGGCACACGCTGCGCGAGGCGCTGCCCGAATTGGAGGGCCAAGGCGTCCTGGGGCTCCTGGACTCGGTGTTCGCCACCGGCGAGGCCTTCAGCGCCCGGGAGCTGCCCGTGAGCATCGCCCAGCAGCCGGGCGAGCCGCTCACGGAGGGCTACTTCGACTTCATGTACCAGCCGATGCTGGACGCCAGCGGGCAGGTGACGGCCGTCATCCTGTTCGCGGTGGAAGTCACGGACGCGGTGGATGCGCGGCGCAAGGAGTCGGAGCGCGCGGAGGAGATGCGCGCGCGCGCCGACTTCGAACGGCAGCTCATCGGCATCGTCAGCCACGACCTGCGCAACCCGCTGGGCGCCATCACGCTGGCGGTGTCCATGCTGCTCCAGCGCGGCCCCCTGGACGAGCGGCAGGAGCGGCAGGCCCAGCGCATCCGCAGCTCGGCGGACCGCGCCACGCGGATGATTCGCGACCTGCTCGACTTCACCCGGGCGCGCCAGGGCACGGGCCTTCCGGTGTACCCCCAGCCCATGGACCTGCACGAGATGGTGCGCTCCGTGCTGGACGAAGTGCACGCCGGCTGGCCCGAACGGAAGCTGGAGACGGAGCGCACCGGCGATGGCCTGGGGACCTGGGACCCGGACCGGCTGGCGCAGCTCATTGGCAACCTGGTGGGCAATGCGTTGCAGTACAGCCCGCCGGGCACCTCCGTACGCGTGACATCGCGAGGCGACGCGGACGGCGTGGTGCTGGAGGTCCACAACCAGGGCCCGCCGATTCCGCCCGAGCGCCAGTCGCGCATCTTCGAGCCCCTGGAGCGCGCCACAGTCCGCCTGGAAGACCAGGGCCGCCGGAGCATCGGCCTGGGGCTCTACATCGTGCGCAGCATCGTCCTCGCCCACGGCGGCACGGTGGAGGCGCACTCCTCCGAGGCGGAGGGCACCACGTTCACCGTGCGACTGCCGCGCCACGCGCCCACGGCCCTGCCGCGGGATGGCGAGGCCACGGGCTAG
- a CDS encoding group II truncated hemoglobin, which yields MSVQPLNMPADDDWVPSAEDLPYQRLGGMDAAKALSEAFYDAMDAHEPELAKLHELDAEGRVNRGTRERFGLFLAGWLGGPQDYMARHGHPRLRMRHGHLPVGVSMRDAWLRSMQRAMDARGITGGLRRFLDQRFAQVADFLRNVEE from the coding sequence ATGTCCGTACAACCACTGAACATGCCCGCCGATGATGACTGGGTTCCCAGCGCGGAAGACCTGCCCTATCAGCGCCTGGGAGGGATGGACGCGGCGAAGGCCCTGTCCGAGGCCTTCTATGACGCCATGGATGCCCACGAGCCAGAGCTGGCGAAGCTGCACGAGCTGGACGCCGAAGGGCGGGTGAACCGCGGGACGCGGGAGCGCTTTGGTCTGTTCCTCGCGGGCTGGCTGGGCGGCCCCCAGGACTACATGGCGCGCCATGGCCACCCCCGGCTGCGGATGCGGCACGGCCACCTGCCCGTCGGCGTCTCCATGCGGGATGCGTGGCTGCGCTCCATGCAGCGGGCCATGGACGCCCGTGGCATCACCGGTGGCCTGCGCCGCTTCCTGGATCAGCGCTTCGCCCAAGTGGCGGACTTCCTGCGCAACGTCGAGGAGTGA
- a CDS encoding sensor histidine kinase: MEAILQAAPVAIHLLDLDGTVRLWNPAAERLFGWERDEVLGHRAPWVPKAQWDAFRRHLEQVVQGEVLPGFELELQRRDGAPLHVELWTSCVATPTGPAQCLGMLVDLTERRRSDAFRRILFEAGEVLPASLEPDATLEHLARLAVPAHAESCRVYLEDAEGRVRCVVSSGQDAHATRLDAEAQAPTEEAVANVITSGEAALQAGPPSWLCVPLGRHGQVPGALTFTTSERTYDARDVALANALAHRAALALDNARRYQEALRTSRTREELLAIASHELKSPVSALQLQVQNLRALLERATEAPPRERLQRGLDLMGRLTKRQAHLIDALLDLSRIHAGRMELNPEPMDLGALVREVAERFEPELAGSGCLLTLTLPPDAPGHWDRLRLDQVLTNLLSNAMKYGRGNPIQVELSGTDAQVRLDVRDGGIGIAPEHLPQIFQRFERAVPGRAYEGVGLGLWIVRQVVEAMGGSITVHSEQGVGSTFSVLLPRQRG, from the coding sequence ATGGAAGCCATCCTCCAAGCCGCTCCCGTGGCCATTCACCTGCTGGACCTGGATGGCACGGTGCGCCTGTGGAACCCCGCCGCCGAACGGCTGTTCGGCTGGGAGCGGGACGAAGTCCTGGGGCACCGCGCCCCCTGGGTCCCCAAGGCCCAGTGGGACGCGTTCCGCCGCCACCTGGAGCAGGTGGTCCAGGGCGAGGTGCTCCCAGGATTCGAGCTGGAACTCCAACGCCGCGACGGCGCGCCCCTCCACGTGGAGCTGTGGACCTCCTGCGTCGCCACGCCCACTGGCCCAGCGCAATGCCTGGGAATGCTGGTGGACCTCACCGAGCGACGGCGGAGCGACGCGTTCCGGCGCATCCTGTTCGAGGCGGGTGAGGTGCTCCCCGCCAGCCTGGAACCGGACGCGACGCTGGAGCACCTGGCGCGGCTGGCCGTGCCCGCCCACGCCGAGTCCTGCCGCGTCTACCTGGAGGACGCGGAAGGTCGGGTCCGGTGCGTGGTCTCCTCGGGACAGGACGCGCACGCCACCCGGCTGGACGCGGAGGCCCAGGCGCCCACCGAGGAGGCGGTGGCGAACGTCATCACCTCCGGCGAAGCGGCGCTGCAGGCCGGGCCGCCCTCGTGGTTGTGCGTGCCCCTGGGAAGGCACGGCCAGGTCCCGGGCGCGCTCACCTTCACCACGTCCGAGCGCACGTATGACGCCCGCGACGTGGCGCTGGCGAACGCGCTGGCACACCGGGCCGCGCTCGCGCTGGACAACGCCCGGCGCTATCAAGAAGCGCTGCGGACCAGCCGCACGCGCGAGGAGCTGCTCGCCATCGCCAGCCACGAGCTGAAGTCCCCCGTCAGCGCGCTGCAGCTCCAGGTGCAGAACCTGCGCGCCCTGCTGGAGCGCGCCACCGAAGCGCCGCCCCGGGAGCGGCTTCAGCGCGGCCTGGACCTGATGGGACGGCTGACGAAGCGGCAGGCGCACCTCATCGACGCGCTGTTGGACCTGTCACGCATCCACGCGGGCAGGATGGAGTTGAACCCCGAGCCCATGGACCTGGGCGCCCTGGTTCGCGAGGTGGCGGAGCGCTTCGAGCCCGAGCTCGCGGGCTCCGGCTGCCTCCTGACCCTGACGTTGCCCCCCGACGCTCCGGGACATTGGGACCGGCTGCGCCTGGACCAGGTGCTCACCAACCTCCTGTCCAACGCGATGAAGTACGGCCGCGGCAACCCCATCCAGGTCGAGCTGAGCGGCACCGACGCGCAGGTCCGGCTGGACGTGCGTGACGGCGGCATCGGCATCGCGCCCGAACACCTGCCCCAGATCTTCCAGCGCTTCGAGCGCGCCGTCCCCGGCCGCGCCTACGAAGGCGTGGGCCTGGGCCTCTGGATTGTCCGGCAGGTGGTCGAAGCCATGGGCGGCAGCATCACCGTGCACAGCGAGCAGGGCGTGGGCTCCACCTTCTCCGTGTTGCTGCCGCGACAGCGCGGGTGA
- a CDS encoding TIGR02265 family protein, with protein MPSNKTELAARLDAVQSGDSVRGLFFKSVLSLVQQHAGLAGLETVRADALTAAYSDLLTYPARDFLTLLYRAADVLELSVGPEAAVFHACGERDVARFSTGPGMLIFGIISRGDPQKLFAGVQMGYSAAVSYGSRDYVPTGPTSGTLHMRRDMLPPAYHEGILTGALKVLNLRGTARATPRGIDSADYAIQWD; from the coding sequence ATGCCGTCCAACAAGACGGAGCTCGCGGCCCGCCTCGACGCCGTGCAATCCGGTGACTCGGTGCGCGGCCTGTTCTTCAAGTCGGTGCTCAGCCTCGTGCAGCAGCACGCGGGGCTGGCGGGGCTGGAGACGGTGCGCGCGGACGCGCTGACGGCCGCGTACTCGGACCTGCTCACCTACCCGGCGCGGGACTTCCTGACGCTGCTCTACCGCGCGGCGGATGTCCTCGAGTTGAGCGTGGGCCCCGAGGCCGCCGTCTTCCACGCCTGCGGCGAGCGGGACGTGGCGCGCTTCTCCACCGGGCCGGGCATGCTCATCTTCGGAATCATCTCCCGCGGAGACCCGCAGAAGCTCTTCGCCGGCGTGCAGATGGGCTACAGCGCGGCCGTCAGCTACGGCAGCCGCGACTACGTCCCCACCGGCCCCACCTCCGGCACCCTGCACATGCGCCGGGACATGCTGCCGCCCGCGTACCACGAGGGCATCCTCACCGGCGCGCTGAAGGTCCTGAACCTTCGCGGCACCGCGCGCGCGACGCCCCGAGGCATCGACAGCGCGGACTACGCCATCCAGTGGGATTAG
- a CDS encoding 5'-3' exonuclease, producing MRLHLVDGTYELYRAHFSPRPGHAAPDGQDVKATVGLMSSLLALLHDADEAVTHVAVAFDNPIRSFRNALFDGYKSDEGVPPELHAQFDLAEEAVRALGVIAWSMKEQEADDALSTAAARWADEVEQVRLLTPDKDLGQCVRGSRVVQVDRRQEKVLDEDAVRAKLGVPPASVPDLLALMGDAADGIPGLPGFGEKGASTLLSAHGHLEDIPAEASEWKVRPRGAEKLAATLREHREAALLYRRLATLVTDAPLPGTSSLADLEWKGVPRGAFEAFCDRLGLTSLKRRPKRWAP from the coding sequence ATGCGCCTGCACCTGGTCGATGGTACGTACGAGCTCTACCGCGCCCACTTCTCGCCCCGGCCGGGACATGCCGCGCCGGATGGCCAGGACGTGAAGGCCACGGTGGGGTTGATGTCCTCGCTGCTCGCGCTGCTCCATGACGCGGACGAAGCGGTGACGCACGTGGCGGTGGCCTTCGACAACCCCATCCGCTCGTTCCGCAACGCGCTGTTCGACGGGTACAAGAGCGACGAAGGCGTCCCGCCAGAGCTGCATGCGCAGTTCGACCTGGCGGAGGAGGCGGTGCGCGCGCTGGGTGTCATCGCGTGGTCCATGAAGGAGCAGGAGGCGGACGACGCGCTGTCCACCGCCGCGGCCCGGTGGGCGGACGAGGTGGAGCAGGTGCGGCTGCTCACGCCGGACAAGGACCTGGGCCAGTGCGTGCGCGGCAGTCGCGTGGTGCAGGTGGACCGGCGGCAGGAGAAGGTGCTCGACGAGGACGCCGTGCGCGCGAAGCTGGGCGTGCCGCCCGCGAGCGTGCCGGACCTGCTGGCGTTGATGGGCGACGCGGCGGACGGCATCCCCGGGCTGCCGGGCTTCGGAGAGAAGGGCGCATCCACGCTGCTGAGCGCGCATGGCCACCTGGAGGACATCCCCGCGGAGGCATCCGAATGGAAGGTGCGTCCCCGGGGCGCGGAGAAGCTGGCCGCGACGCTGCGCGAGCACCGCGAGGCCGCGCTGCTGTACCGGCGGTTGGCCACACTGGTGACGGACGCGCCGCTGCCGGGCACGTCGTCGCTGGCGGACCTGGAATGGAAGGGCGTGCCGCGGGGCGCGTTCGAGGCCTTCTGCGACCGGCTGGGGCTCACGTCGCTCAAGCGCCGCCCCAAGCGGTGGGCGCCCTGA
- a CDS encoding potassium transporter Kup — MLRARFQIKRGFVKATTTGVPGGEDVKKGPDTFKRSALLALGALGIVYGDIGTSPLYALRECFTGPHGIPPTPANVLGVLSLIFWSLIIIVSVKYLLLVMKADNRGEGGILAMMALVMQRQRGQPPHRTRPVLITLGIFGAALLYGDGIITPAITVLSAVEGLHVATSLFDPYVIPIALVILVGLFLVQRHGTASIGAVFGPLMCVWFLTLAGLGVKELVHNPAVLGALSPWHAVELFRHNHLHGFLVLGGVFLVVTGCEALYADMGHFGRKPIQLAWFSMVLPALMLNYLGQGALLLRDASAARNPFFLLAPSWMLYPLVALAAAAGVIASQALISGVFSLTRQAMQLGYSPRMEVVHTSAEEMGQIYLPGLNWALLVGVVALVLGFGSSSALASAYGIAVSTAMVITTLMAYVVARELWDVRRRLAIPVVGLFLVVELAFFGANAVKVADGGWFPLLMGGIVFTLMTTWKRGRDILAAKLRASSIPLKQLLDSFGDHPPIRVPGTAIFMTGNAEGTPPALLHNLKHNKVLHEQVVLLTILSEELPHVPPEERVEVEPLEQGFVRVMARYGFMENPGIPDVLKRCREKGLQFQLMGTSFFLGRETLIPTKRPGMAVWRESLFAWMSRNARSATAYFRIPPNRVVELGAQVEL, encoded by the coding sequence TTGCTCCGGGCCCGCTTTCAGATAAAGCGCGGGTTCGTGAAAGCCACCACCACTGGCGTGCCGGGCGGCGAAGACGTGAAGAAGGGCCCGGATACCTTCAAGCGCTCGGCGCTGCTGGCCCTCGGGGCCCTGGGCATCGTCTACGGCGACATCGGAACGAGCCCGCTGTACGCGCTGCGCGAATGCTTCACGGGGCCTCACGGCATCCCGCCAACGCCCGCGAACGTGTTGGGCGTGCTGTCGCTCATCTTCTGGTCCCTCATCATCATCGTGTCGGTGAAGTACCTGCTGCTGGTGATGAAGGCGGACAACCGGGGCGAGGGCGGCATCCTGGCGATGATGGCGCTGGTGATGCAGCGCCAGCGCGGGCAGCCGCCCCACCGCACGCGGCCGGTGCTGATTACGTTGGGCATCTTCGGCGCGGCGCTCCTCTATGGAGACGGCATCATCACCCCCGCCATCACCGTGCTCAGCGCGGTGGAGGGCCTGCACGTCGCCACGTCGCTGTTCGACCCCTACGTCATCCCCATTGCCCTGGTCATCCTGGTGGGGCTCTTCCTGGTGCAGCGGCATGGCACCGCGAGCATCGGCGCCGTCTTCGGGCCGCTGATGTGCGTGTGGTTCCTCACCCTGGCCGGGCTCGGCGTGAAGGAGCTGGTCCACAACCCGGCGGTGCTGGGCGCGCTGTCGCCCTGGCATGCGGTGGAGTTGTTCCGGCACAACCACCTGCACGGCTTCCTGGTGCTGGGCGGCGTGTTCCTGGTGGTGACGGGCTGTGAGGCCCTCTACGCGGACATGGGCCACTTCGGCCGCAAGCCCATCCAGCTCGCGTGGTTCTCCATGGTGCTGCCCGCGCTGATGCTCAACTACCTGGGGCAGGGGGCGCTGCTGCTGCGCGACGCCAGCGCCGCGCGCAACCCCTTCTTCCTGCTGGCGCCCTCCTGGATGTTGTACCCGCTGGTCGCGCTGGCCGCGGCGGCGGGGGTCATCGCCTCGCAGGCGCTCATCTCGGGGGTGTTCTCGCTGACGCGCCAGGCGATGCAGCTTGGCTACAGCCCGCGCATGGAGGTGGTGCACACCTCCGCCGAGGAGATGGGGCAAATCTACCTGCCCGGTCTGAACTGGGCCCTGCTGGTGGGCGTGGTGGCGCTGGTGCTGGGCTTCGGCTCCTCCAGTGCGCTGGCGTCGGCCTACGGCATCGCGGTGTCGACGGCGATGGTCATCACCACGCTGATGGCCTACGTCGTCGCCCGGGAGCTGTGGGACGTGCGGCGGCGGCTGGCCATTCCGGTGGTGGGGCTGTTCCTGGTGGTGGAGCTGGCCTTCTTCGGCGCCAACGCGGTGAAGGTGGCGGACGGCGGCTGGTTCCCGCTGCTGATGGGCGGCATCGTCTTCACCCTGATGACGACGTGGAAGCGGGGGCGCGACATCCTGGCGGCCAAGCTGCGCGCGTCCAGCATCCCCCTGAAGCAACTGCTCGACAGCTTCGGGGACCACCCGCCCATCCGGGTGCCCGGCACGGCCATCTTCATGACGGGCAACGCGGAGGGCACGCCGCCCGCGCTCTTGCACAACCTCAAGCACAACAAGGTGCTCCACGAGCAGGTGGTGTTGCTGACCATCCTCTCCGAGGAGCTGCCCCACGTGCCGCCCGAGGAGCGCGTGGAGGTGGAGCCGCTGGAGCAGGGCTTCGTGCGGGTGATGGCGCGCTACGGCTTCATGGAGAACCCGGGCATCCCCGACGTGCTCAAGCGCTGCCGCGAGAAGGGGCTCCAGTTCCAGTTGATGGGCACCAGCTTCTTCCTCGGGAGGGAGACGCTGATTCCCACCAAGCGCCCGGGCATGGCCGTCTGGCGTGAGTCGCTGTTCGCCTGGATGAGCCGCAACGCCCGCAGCGCCACCGCCTACTTCCGCATCCCGCCCAACCGGGTGGTGGAGCTGGGCGCGCAGGTGGAGTTGTAG
- a CDS encoding GNAT family N-acetyltransferase: protein MPAAMGSNAVPSLITTERLHLVQLPPDAAWRALAYHEANRDHVAAVSPTRPANFFSVTYWRTRLAQDREDFRHDLSLRVFLLPRDQPFGLAPIIGNASLTHIRRGPLQSADLGYGLDHRYEGQGLMTEALRALCDYAFTVMGLHRLQANHLPENVRSAAVLKRLGFHVEGFARELLLIDGQWRDHVLNALLAPRGEPGKPAEPTQGTD, encoded by the coding sequence ATGCCGGCCGCCATGGGCTCCAACGCCGTTCCCAGCCTCATCACCACCGAGCGCCTGCATCTGGTGCAGCTCCCACCGGATGCGGCCTGGCGGGCGCTCGCCTACCACGAGGCGAACCGGGACCACGTCGCCGCGGTGTCGCCCACGCGGCCCGCCAACTTCTTCTCGGTGACGTACTGGCGCACGCGGCTCGCGCAGGACCGCGAGGACTTCCGGCACGACTTGTCGCTGCGCGTGTTCCTGCTGCCCCGGGACCAGCCCTTCGGGCTCGCGCCCATCATCGGCAACGCGTCGCTCACCCACATCCGGCGCGGCCCGCTGCAGTCCGCCGACCTGGGCTACGGCCTGGACCACCGCTACGAGGGCCAGGGCCTGATGACGGAGGCCCTGCGCGCCCTGTGTGACTACGCCTTCACCGTCATGGGCCTGCACCGGCTCCAGGCCAACCACCTGCCGGAGAACGTCCGCAGCGCCGCCGTGCTGAAGCGCCTGGGCTTCCACGTGGAGGGCTTCGCGCGCGAGCTGCTGCTCATCGATGGCCAGTGGCGAGACCACGTCCTCAACGCGCTGCTCGCCCCCCGAGGCGAGCCCGGCAAGCCCGCCGAGCCCACCCAGGGGACGGACTGA